In one window of Pseudooceanicola aestuarii DNA:
- a CDS encoding M28 family metallopeptidase yields MLDREAARNDVTLSAPWALIEAFANQPREKPQDANAGADMIVQALENLGVPVRVYEPEIYMSLPISASVTAGDRTFAAKPPAFCASVPEGVTGELIFMEDASGGTPLDRNPAALDALKAAAGKIAVIEGFALPNFIAGLEAAGAIAVIAVNPGQRIHWGTVNTVWGTPEPEDLRNLPKIPSAAVNRPDGAALIALAREGGTATVRTTLETGWHAQKLPVAEIPGSGETDDFVLVHGHYDSWQEGVGDNGTGNACMIELANVLWRNRAALKRGVRLAWWPGHSAARYGGSAWFADEFGLELDANCVAHLNCDSPGCRWATSYEAIACTSEAEQFVREVVQEVTGQTPVRKRPQRNSDYTFNNIGITGAFNGSSMLPEEVRKEKGYYVVGGCGGNIAWHTEDDTIEIADKDVLDTDIRLYLTAVLRLACDPVLPLDWRAAAMEYAETAASYRQAAAPWIDLAPVEAEIAALATELDAFYAGVESGAIAPDAANAVIRGLARILVPVNYVRGPRFTHDPALNVPPLPAIAAAQSLPGMDAGLRGFALAQVLRGRNRVISALRAATDLIATAG; encoded by the coding sequence ATGCTTGATCGCGAGGCCGCCCGAAACGACGTGACCCTGTCCGCCCCCTGGGCGCTGATCGAGGCCTTCGCGAACCAGCCGCGCGAGAAGCCCCAGGATGCCAATGCCGGTGCGGACATGATCGTGCAGGCCCTGGAAAATCTGGGTGTTCCGGTGCGCGTATATGAGCCCGAGATCTACATGTCACTTCCGATCTCGGCCTCTGTGACTGCCGGGGACCGTACCTTCGCGGCCAAGCCGCCGGCCTTCTGCGCCTCGGTTCCCGAGGGCGTGACCGGCGAGCTGATCTTCATGGAGGACGCCTCGGGCGGCACCCCGCTGGACCGCAACCCCGCCGCGCTGGACGCGCTGAAGGCGGCGGCGGGCAAGATCGCGGTGATCGAGGGTTTTGCCCTGCCGAACTTCATTGCCGGGCTTGAGGCGGCAGGGGCCATCGCGGTGATCGCGGTCAATCCCGGCCAGCGCATCCACTGGGGCACGGTCAATACCGTCTGGGGCACGCCTGAACCCGAAGACCTGCGCAACCTGCCCAAGATCCCGTCCGCCGCCGTGAACCGGCCCGATGGCGCGGCGCTGATCGCTCTGGCGCGCGAAGGCGGCACCGCCACGGTGCGCACCACGCTGGAAACCGGCTGGCACGCCCAGAAACTGCCCGTGGCCGAGATCCCGGGCAGCGGCGAGACGGATGATTTCGTGCTGGTCCATGGCCATTACGACAGCTGGCAGGAGGGCGTGGGCGACAACGGCACCGGCAATGCCTGCATGATCGAACTGGCCAATGTCCTGTGGCGCAACCGCGCGGCGCTGAAGCGCGGGGTGCGGCTGGCCTGGTGGCCGGGCCATTCCGCCGCCCGGTACGGCGGATCGGCCTGGTTTGCCGACGAATTCGGGCTGGAGCTGGATGCGAATTGCGTGGCCCATCTGAATTGCGACAGTCCCGGCTGTCGCTGGGCGACCTCCTACGAAGCGATTGCCTGCACCTCGGAGGCGGAGCAATTCGTGCGCGAGGTGGTGCAGGAAGTCACCGGACAGACCCCCGTGCGCAAGCGCCCGCAGCGCAATTCCGACTACACGTTCAACAACATCGGCATCACCGGCGCCTTCAACGGATCCTCCATGTTGCCCGAAGAGGTGCGCAAGGAAAAAGGGTATTACGTGGTCGGCGGCTGTGGCGGCAACATCGCCTGGCATACCGAGGACGACACGATCGAAATCGCGGACAAGGACGTGCTGGACACCGATATCCGGCTCTACCTGACCGCCGTGCTGCGTCTGGCCTGCGATCCTGTGCTGCCGCTGGACTGGCGCGCTGCGGCGATGGAATATGCAGAGACGGCAGCCAGCTACCGTCAGGCGGCCGCGCCCTGGATCGATCTCGCGCCGGTCGAGGCGGAGATCGCCGCCCTGGCGACCGAGCTTGACGCCTTCTATGCCGGGGTGGAGAGCGGCGCCATTGCTCCCGATGCGGCCAACGCGGTGATCCGCGGACTGGCGCGCATCCTGGTGCCGGTGAACTACGTGCGCGGCCCCCGCTTTACCCATGATCCGGCACTGAACGTGCCGCCCCTGCCCGCCATCGCCGCAGCGCAATCGCTGCCCGGCATGGACGCGGGGCTGCGCGGCTTTGCCCTGGCGCAGGTGCTGCGCGGGCGCAACCGGGTGATCAGCGCCCTGCGCGCGGCGACCGATCTGATCGCCACGGCAGGCTGA
- a CDS encoding IclR family transcriptional regulator, which translates to MDYTISSVDRALRMLEALADNPGSGVTELAAATGCTKSQTFRLLFTLEARGFVTKDADRRYTLGFRAMLLGDQARRQSRLIAAAEPFLHELYDRLRENVLLLVRDGLNSVCILLRSSPDPDQIFAQVGRHGPLYAGGGPKVLLAHARQDIQDAVLEGEMQAFTDGTIRDPDVLRSLLDQIRRDGWTISEGELDLHKCSVAAPVRDASGMVIAALSVTGAADRLRDTLRTETRDALVSASGRLSVALGYRGTPVVVS; encoded by the coding sequence TTGGACTACACGATTTCATCCGTGGACCGCGCGCTGCGCATGTTGGAGGCACTCGCCGACAATCCCGGCAGTGGGGTCACGGAACTGGCCGCCGCCACAGGCTGCACCAAGAGCCAGACCTTCCGCCTGCTGTTCACGCTGGAGGCGCGGGGCTTCGTGACCAAGGACGCCGACCGGCGCTACACTCTGGGCTTTCGCGCGATGCTGTTGGGGGATCAGGCGCGGCGGCAATCGCGGCTGATCGCGGCGGCAGAACCGTTCCTGCATGAACTCTATGACCGGCTGCGCGAAAACGTGCTGCTGCTGGTGCGCGACGGGCTGAATTCGGTCTGTATCCTTTTGCGGTCTTCGCCCGACCCGGACCAGATCTTTGCCCAGGTCGGGCGGCACGGGCCGCTTTATGCAGGGGGCGGGCCCAAGGTCCTGCTGGCCCATGCCCGGCAGGACATTCAGGACGCGGTGCTGGAAGGCGAGATGCAGGCCTTTACCGATGGCACGATCCGCGACCCCGACGTGCTGCGCTCGTTGCTGGATCAGATTCGCCGCGACGGCTGGACCATCTCCGAAGGAGAGCTGGACTTGCACAAATGCTCTGTCGCGGCGCCGGTGCGCGATGCCAGCGGCATGGTCATCGCCGCGCTCAGCGTGACCGGCGCGGCAGATCGGTTGCGCGACACGCTGCGCACCGAGACCCGCGACGCGCTGGTCAGCGCCTCCGGGCGGCTGTCGGTCGCGCTGGGCTATCGTGGCACGCCGGTGGTGGTCAGCTGA
- a CDS encoding M20 family metallopeptidase, translating into MSSREQAVAAAQGLVDSGAFVEILRGRIAIPTESQEPDRHADLHRYLTDQITPALADMGFDSRILPNPEPGGGPFLIGTRIEDPALPTVLTYGHGDVVRGIPEQWREGLDPWTVAVEGDRWYGRGTADNKGQHALVLAALNEVLKVRGRLGFNVKVLIETSEEIGSTGLDQLLETEAQALAADVLIASDGPRLVVERPDVKLGNRGSVTFDMHLTLREGSRHSGHWGGVLEDPAIILAQALSCITSPRGEILIEDWLPRDIPPRIRAAIRDIRVDPSDPSLIMPEDWGQPGLTTPEKMYGWTSFIVLAMLSGRPENPVNGVQPAARARCQIRHTVDADAQKFMPALRRHLDAHGFDMVEVEELPGNRFPPWRTDPDDPWVEEVLASLTRTRGERPILMPNSSGGLPSEIFARHLGCPVIWIPHSYGGCRQHGPDEHMLAPIVREGLGLMAGLFWDIGERGTK; encoded by the coding sequence ATGAGCAGCCGGGAGCAGGCCGTCGCCGCCGCGCAGGGGCTGGTGGACAGCGGTGCCTTTGTCGAGATCCTGCGTGGCCGCATCGCCATCCCCACCGAAAGCCAGGAGCCGGACCGCCATGCCGATCTGCACCGCTATCTGACGGATCAGATCACGCCAGCCCTTGCCGACATGGGGTTCGACAGTCGCATCCTGCCCAATCCCGAACCGGGCGGCGGCCCCTTCCTGATCGGCACCCGGATCGAGGATCCGGCCCTGCCGACGGTGCTGACCTATGGCCATGGCGACGTGGTGCGCGGCATTCCCGAACAATGGCGCGAAGGGCTGGACCCCTGGACCGTCGCGGTCGAGGGCGATCGCTGGTACGGACGCGGAACCGCCGACAACAAGGGCCAGCACGCGCTGGTTCTGGCCGCCCTGAACGAGGTGCTGAAAGTGCGCGGGCGCCTGGGCTTCAACGTGAAGGTGCTGATCGAGACCAGCGAGGAAATCGGCTCCACCGGGCTGGACCAGCTGCTGGAGACCGAGGCACAGGCCCTGGCGGCGGATGTGCTGATCGCCTCGGACGGGCCGCGTCTGGTGGTGGAACGCCCGGACGTGAAACTGGGCAACCGCGGCTCTGTCACCTTCGACATGCACCTGACCCTGCGCGAGGGCAGCCGCCATTCGGGTCATTGGGGCGGGGTGCTGGAGGATCCGGCGATCATCCTGGCGCAGGCGCTGTCCTGCATCACCAGCCCGCGTGGCGAAATCCTGATCGAGGATTGGCTGCCCCGCGACATCCCGCCAAGGATCCGCGCCGCGATCCGCGACATCCGCGTCGATCCGTCCGATCCGTCGCTGATCATGCCCGAGGATTGGGGCCAGCCGGGGCTGACGACGCCTGAAAAGATGTACGGCTGGACCAGCTTCATCGTGCTGGCGATGCTGTCGGGACGGCCCGAAAACCCGGTGAACGGGGTTCAGCCCGCGGCCCGGGCGCGATGTCAGATCCGGCATACCGTCGATGCAGATGCACAGAAGTTCATGCCCGCCCTGCGGCGCCATCTGGACGCCCATGGCTTCGACATGGTGGAGGTCGAGGAACTGCCCGGCAATCGCTTCCCGCCCTGGCGCACCGATCCCGACGATCCCTGGGTGGAGGAGGTGCTGGCCTCTCTCACCCGGACGCGGGGGGAGCGGCCGATCCTGATGCCCAATTCCTCCGGCGGGCTGCCCAGCGAGATCTTCGCCCGCCATCTGGGCTGTCCGGTGATCTGGATCCCGCATTCCTATGGCGGATGCCGGCAGCACGGGCCGGACGAACACATGCTGGCGCCGATCGTGCGCGAGGGGCTGGGCCTGATGGCGGGTCTGTTCTGGGACATCGGAGAAAGAGGGACAAAATGA
- a CDS encoding M20 family metallopeptidase, translated as MTSATAEEMLAGIRRWVEIESHTPDVAGIARLCDTIAADYASCGARSERIAGRDGQGDQLIVRAPWGEGSNAPGILVLSHNDTVHPAGTIGEFPFRVEGDLAYGPGICDMKGGSYIAMQAVREIAAAGTGRLPVTHLMVSDEEIGSPTSRAVIEELARAAKYVLVTEPAREGGKIVTARKGVMRFEAETFGTAAHAGTRHQAGRSAVVEIARLTLKFAALTDYDRGITCNVGEITGGTGVNVVAAHARIRVDVRVPDAEAAEEVQAFVDGLWAEDPDIRLSITGGLNRPAYETDARVAALFDHARALAAEIGFDLVGLKTGGGSDGNFTAPLTPTLDGLGVDGNDAHTLNEHLLISSLEPRRDLLKRLLETLE; from the coding sequence ATGACAAGCGCAACCGCAGAAGAGATGCTGGCGGGGATCCGCCGCTGGGTCGAGATCGAAAGCCACACCCCCGACGTGGCAGGCATCGCGCGGCTGTGCGACACGATCGCGGCGGATTACGCCAGCTGTGGCGCCCGGTCGGAACGGATCGCGGGCCGCGACGGTCAGGGTGATCAGCTGATCGTGCGGGCGCCCTGGGGCGAGGGATCGAACGCGCCTGGCATCCTGGTTCTCAGCCACAACGACACGGTGCATCCAGCTGGAACTATTGGTGAATTCCCCTTCCGGGTAGAGGGCGACCTGGCCTATGGCCCGGGCATCTGCGACATGAAGGGCGGCAGCTACATCGCCATGCAGGCGGTTCGGGAAATCGCCGCCGCCGGCACCGGGCGCCTGCCGGTGACGCATCTGATGGTCTCGGACGAGGAAATCGGCTCTCCGACCTCGCGGGCGGTGATCGAGGAGCTGGCCCGCGCGGCGAAATACGTGCTGGTCACCGAACCGGCGCGGGAGGGCGGCAAGATCGTCACCGCACGCAAGGGGGTCATGCGCTTCGAGGCCGAGACATTCGGCACCGCCGCCCATGCGGGCACCCGTCACCAGGCAGGACGCTCCGCCGTGGTGGAGATCGCCCGGCTGACCCTGAAATTCGCCGCGCTGACCGATTATGACCGCGGCATCACCTGCAACGTCGGCGAGATCACCGGCGGCACCGGCGTGAATGTCGTGGCCGCCCATGCCCGCATCCGCGTCGATGTGCGCGTCCCCGATGCCGAGGCGGCAGAGGAGGTGCAGGCCTTCGTCGACGGGCTGTGGGCCGAGGATCCCGATATCCGCCTGTCGATCACCGGCGGGCTGAACCGCCCGGCCTACGAGACGGACGCCCGTGTCGCGGCGCTGTTCGACCATGCGCGCGCGCTGGCGGCGGAGATCGGATTTGACCTGGTCGGGCTGAAGACCGGGGGTGGCAGCGATGGCAATTTCACCGCTCCGCTGACCCCGACGCTGGACGGGTTGGGCGTGGATGGCAACGACGCCCACACCCTGAACGAACATCTGCTGATCTCCTCGCTTGAACCGCGCCGCGACCTGCTGAAGCGCCTGTTGGAGACGCTGGAATGA
- a CDS encoding hydantoinase/oxoprolinase family protein, with product MSAGLRIGCDVGGSFTDFLLFDPATGAVETLKVPTTPEAPEQGVMAGLAELAAARPGLLEGMETLIHGTTLVINAIIERKGAETALITNAGFRDVLETRREIRYDIYDIRQAFPAPIVPRRLRREVAGRIGHDGQEFEPLDADGLRDVLRDLAGQGVASVALCLLHSYANPAQERQAAAIAAEMDLPLDLSLSSDVLPEVQEFERFSTTALNAYVRPKVDRYLGALEGALADAGYAHPLFLMQSGGGVIGAQTARQAPVRLAESGPVGGVLAAGRLGQAAGADDILAFDMGGTTAKACLIRDGELPITRAYEVDRVHRFKRGSGTPLAVPTVDLIEIGAGGGSIAQVDALGLLRIGPESAASDPGPACFGRGGTRATITDANLVLGYLDPAEFRAGGIILDVEAARAAIARDVAALLGLDVDLAAAAIVAMVDENMAQAARMYAAEHGGDPARAAMVACGGGGPLHGAAVARKLGITRLMVPEAAGVFSALGFLMATPSFEVARSRPARLDALTPGALEDEFAALAAEADAVVGAVAPRAPLTRRRYAEMRYAGQGHQLRVRLQDDLSAPAIAAAFAAAYDAAYGYTYDDLVPEIVTLRLVSEAAQEGPGFAAATAGPAPAPRWRRAWDPLAGQMVDHQVLPFDAVTGEVTGPALIGQSGTTILLPAGARARKGPGGWLDITLPDPAEAEATAPAAATQTRSASRPDPRKEPAT from the coding sequence ATGAGCGCCGGGCTGAGGATCGGCTGCGACGTCGGCGGCAGCTTTACCGATTTCCTGTTGTTCGATCCGGCCACCGGCGCGGTGGAGACGCTGAAGGTGCCGACCACACCCGAAGCCCCGGAACAGGGCGTGATGGCCGGGCTGGCCGAACTGGCCGCCGCGCGTCCCGGCCTGCTGGAGGGGATGGAAACGCTGATCCATGGCACCACGCTGGTGATCAACGCCATCATCGAACGCAAGGGGGCCGAGACCGCGCTGATCACCAATGCGGGCTTTCGCGATGTGTTGGAGACGCGGCGGGAGATCCGCTATGACATCTACGACATCCGCCAGGCCTTCCCGGCGCCGATCGTTCCCCGCAGGCTTCGCCGCGAGGTCGCGGGGCGTATCGGCCATGACGGGCAGGAGTTCGAGCCGCTGGACGCCGACGGGCTGCGCGATGTGCTGCGCGATCTGGCGGGGCAGGGCGTCGCCTCGGTCGCGCTGTGTCTGTTGCATTCCTATGCCAACCCGGCACAGGAACGGCAGGCGGCGGCCATCGCGGCGGAGATGGACCTGCCGTTGGACCTGTCGCTATCCAGTGATGTCCTGCCGGAAGTGCAGGAATTCGAACGGTTTTCCACCACTGCGCTAAATGCCTACGTTCGGCCGAAAGTCGATCGCTACCTGGGTGCGCTGGAAGGCGCGCTGGCCGATGCGGGCTATGCCCATCCGCTGTTCCTGATGCAATCGGGCGGCGGGGTGATCGGAGCGCAGACCGCCCGTCAGGCCCCCGTTCGCCTGGCCGAAAGCGGCCCCGTGGGCGGCGTTCTGGCCGCCGGGCGTCTGGGTCAGGCGGCCGGGGCGGATGATATCCTGGCCTTCGACATGGGCGGCACCACCGCCAAGGCCTGCCTGATCCGCGACGGGGAACTGCCCATCACCCGCGCCTACGAGGTCGATCGCGTGCACCGGTTCAAGCGCGGCTCGGGCACGCCGCTGGCGGTGCCCACTGTTGACCTGATCGAGATCGGCGCCGGCGGCGGCTCCATCGCGCAGGTGGATGCCCTGGGCCTGCTGCGGATCGGGCCGGAAAGCGCGGCCTCGGATCCCGGCCCGGCCTGTTTCGGACGCGGCGGCACGCGGGCGACGATCACCGATGCGAACCTGGTTCTGGGCTATCTGGACCCGGCGGAGTTCCGCGCCGGGGGCATCATCCTGGACGTAGAGGCCGCCCGCGCCGCGATCGCCCGCGATGTGGCCGCCCTGCTGGGGCTGGACGTGGATCTGGCCGCTGCCGCCATCGTCGCGATGGTGGACGAGAACATGGCCCAGGCCGCGCGGATGTATGCCGCCGAACATGGTGGCGATCCGGCCCGGGCGGCGATGGTGGCCTGTGGCGGCGGCGGCCCGCTGCATGGCGCCGCCGTGGCGCGCAAGCTGGGGATCACCCGTCTGATGGTGCCCGAGGCGGCGGGCGTCTTTTCGGCCCTGGGGTTCCTCATGGCCACGCCCAGCTTTGAAGTGGCGCGCAGCCGCCCCGCGCGGCTGGACGCCCTGACCCCCGGTGCGCTGGAGGACGAATTCGCGGCCCTGGCGGCCGAGGCGGATGCCGTCGTCGGCGCCGTGGCGCCCCGTGCGCCGCTGACGCGCCGCCGCTATGCGGAGATGCGCTATGCCGGGCAGGGGCATCAGCTGCGCGTCCGACTGCAGGACGACCTGTCCGCCCCGGCCATCGCCGCCGCCTTTGCCGCCGCCTATGACGCGGCCTATGGTTATACCTATGATGATCTGGTGCCCGAGATCGTCACCCTGCGGCTGGTGTCGGAGGCGGCGCAGGAGGGGCCGGGATTTGCCGCCGCGACCGCCGGCCCGGCGCCCGCGCCACGCTGGCGTCGGGCCTGGGATCCGCTGGCCGGGCAGATGGTGGACCACCAGGTGCTGCCCTTCGACGCCGTGACGGGCGAGGTCACGGGCCCGGCCCTGATCGGCCAGTCCGGCACCACGATCCTGCTGCCCGCCGGGGCGCGGGCGCGCAAGGGGCCGGGCGGCTGGCTGGACATCACCCTGCCGGACCCGGCGGAGGCCGAAGCGACCGCCCCTGCCGCCGCTACGCAGACCCGATCAGCATCCCGTCCCGATCCGCGGAAGGAGCCCGCCACATGA
- a CDS encoding hydantoinase B/oxoprolinase family protein, translating into MSAQNTPAPPRPAAALPEGRTASATGAARDGLAAIQQQVLWSRLVAIADEIATTLVRTAFSLVVRDNHDYACSIYDARGQMLAQSMQCTPGQAGSTPMVLRDLLAVYPPETLAEGDVLISNDPWIGAGHAPDVFIATPVFRNGVLVGFTCTCAHHADMGGRLGATDARDVYEEGLIIPVTKLVSAGVEDEALVRLIRRNVRMSEKILGDIRAQMAANRVGAAGILRMMDEFDLTSLEPLADRVTAHSEAAFRAAIGRLPQGETVNEVFHELTDDAGDPIRIRVALKILEDRVQLDFTGTSPQVAKPINAVLNITRAYCVFPFIATLCPDLPMNAGAFRPVEISVPEGSVLNPTYPAPGMYRSLLSYFTVEAIMGALRKIAPDKVMAPSGTYPLWIQKFAGTGLDGRPFVTHYNAQGGQGAFRDRDGNTAVVFPGNIASTSVELFEHDGPFLVERRMLVPDTGGAGRFRGGLGQETVLRVLADAPVRSALSGGRLVEPAKGMEEGAPGGLGHISVNDGAPFRTAGRADLRQGDRVRLVQPGGGGFGPPSERAPEAIQRDLDEGYVTPEGVARDYGVPLVPAAE; encoded by the coding sequence ATGAGCGCCCAGAACACACCCGCCCCGCCGCGCCCCGCCGCAGCCCTGCCCGAAGGGCGCACGGCCTCTGCCACCGGAGCTGCGCGCGACGGTCTGGCGGCGATCCAGCAGCAGGTTCTGTGGTCCCGCCTGGTGGCCATCGCGGACGAGATTGCCACCACGCTGGTCCGCACCGCCTTCAGCCTGGTGGTGCGGGATAATCACGATTACGCCTGTTCCATCTACGATGCGCGCGGGCAGATGCTGGCGCAATCCATGCAATGCACCCCCGGCCAGGCCGGATCCACCCCCATGGTTCTGCGCGATCTGCTGGCCGTCTACCCGCCGGAGACTCTGGCGGAGGGCGATGTGCTGATCTCCAACGATCCGTGGATCGGTGCGGGCCACGCGCCGGACGTCTTCATCGCCACGCCGGTCTTTCGCAACGGCGTGCTCGTCGGGTTCACTTGCACTTGCGCGCATCACGCCGACATGGGCGGGCGTCTGGGCGCCACCGACGCACGCGACGTCTACGAAGAGGGGCTGATCATCCCGGTGACCAAGCTGGTCTCTGCCGGGGTGGAGGACGAGGCGCTGGTGCGTCTGATCCGGCGCAATGTCCGCATGTCCGAGAAGATCCTGGGCGACATTCGCGCCCAGATGGCTGCCAACCGCGTCGGCGCCGCCGGAATCCTGCGGATGATGGACGAGTTCGACCTGACCAGCCTGGAGCCACTGGCCGATCGCGTCACCGCCCATTCCGAGGCCGCGTTCCGCGCCGCCATCGGTCGTCTGCCGCAGGGCGAGACGGTGAACGAGGTCTTTCACGAGCTGACGGATGACGCGGGCGATCCGATCCGCATCCGCGTGGCGCTGAAGATCCTGGAGGACCGGGTGCAGCTGGATTTTACCGGCACCTCGCCGCAGGTGGCCAAGCCGATCAATGCGGTGCTGAACATCACCCGGGCCTATTGCGTCTTTCCCTTCATTGCCACGCTGTGCCCCGATCTGCCGATGAATGCCGGCGCCTTCCGCCCTGTGGAGATTTCGGTGCCCGAGGGCAGCGTGCTGAACCCGACCTATCCGGCGCCGGGGATGTATCGCAGCCTGCTGTCCTATTTCACCGTCGAGGCGATCATGGGCGCGCTGCGCAAGATCGCCCCGGACAAGGTCATGGCGCCCTCGGGCACCTATCCGCTGTGGATCCAGAAATTCGCCGGCACCGGGCTGGATGGGCGGCCCTTTGTCACCCATTACAACGCCCAGGGCGGGCAGGGGGCCTTTCGGGATCGCGACGGGAACACGGCGGTGGTCTTTCCCGGCAACATCGCCTCCACCTCGGTGGAGCTGTTCGAACATGACGGCCCCTTCCTGGTGGAACGGCGGATGCTGGTGCCCGACACCGGCGGCGCCGGTCGGTTTCGCGGCGGGCTGGGGCAGGAGACGGTGCTGCGCGTGCTGGCCGATGCGCCGGTGCGGTCGGCCCTGTCCGGCGGGCGCCTGGTCGAGCCGGCCAAGGGGATGGAGGAGGGCGCCCCCGGCGGGCTGGGCCATATCTCCGTCAACGATGGCGCGCCTTTCCGCACCGCGGGCCGTGCGGATCTGCGACAGGGCGACAGGGTACGGCTGGTCCAGCCCGGCGGCGGCGGGTTCGGCCCCCCCTCCGAACGTGCGCCCGAGGCGATACAGCGCGACCTGGACGAAGGCTACGTCACGCCAGAGGGCGTGGCACGCGATTACGGCGTCCCACTGGTCCCGGCGGCGGAATAG
- a CDS encoding M28 family peptidase, translated as MLDSSESDILGQARIDDAWSLITTFSGMPRWRPEDVNKAGDLIADRLKALGLPVTVHRPKLFLSVPHDASVELNGEKIRAKAPSSSLNCPDGQAGELVYLPAQKSSLRSYNKKAAAFFGDQVGTPEEMRAKFTGKILLTEGFGNPALAALAEEWGAVAVIAVNPGVDIHWGTCTTIWGSPDLDDIGRKPQIPVVSVNNETGARLIAAAGEGGSATVRTEMQIGWFEQAIPVVEIPGTEEAEKFVLLHGHYDSWDVGVGDNATGDATMLEIARVLWANKDKLRRSVRIAWWPGHSTGRYAGSTWFADTFAIDLDENCVAQVNCDSPGCRWATSYHQTSAFAETHALVQDVVQECADQTPVFQRPHQAGDYSFNNIGMSSFFMLSSTMPDDLREEKGYYAVSGCGGNIAWHTENDTLEIADKEVLKTDIDIYLLSIWRVATDPLLPFDWRALMPELSESVQSYQTAAGELMDLSPVAQEITALSKALEDFYAGAKDGAIPAEAANETIMRLARILVPMNYTRAPRFGHDPAITRHPLPEIEVVTEFNLHEGDALGFAQTQALRGRNKTVAALRAARALLG; from the coding sequence ATGCTCGATTCGTCCGAAAGCGACATTCTTGGGCAGGCCCGCATCGATGACGCGTGGAGCCTGATCACCACCTTTTCAGGCATGCCCCGTTGGCGTCCGGAGGACGTGAACAAGGCCGGCGACCTGATCGCCGACCGGCTGAAAGCGCTGGGTCTGCCGGTCACCGTGCACCGCCCGAAATTGTTTCTGTCGGTGCCCCATGATGCCTCTGTCGAGCTGAACGGCGAGAAGATTCGCGCCAAGGCACCGTCTTCCAGCCTGAACTGCCCCGACGGCCAGGCGGGCGAACTGGTCTACTTGCCGGCGCAAAAATCCTCCCTCCGGTCCTACAACAAGAAAGCTGCCGCATTTTTTGGCGACCAGGTCGGAACGCCCGAGGAAATGCGGGCCAAGTTCACCGGAAAGATCCTGCTGACGGAAGGGTTCGGAAACCCTGCCCTTGCGGCACTGGCCGAAGAATGGGGTGCGGTGGCGGTGATTGCCGTCAATCCGGGCGTCGATATCCATTGGGGCACCTGCACGACGATCTGGGGCTCCCCCGACCTGGATGACATCGGCCGCAAGCCGCAGATTCCCGTGGTGTCGGTGAACAATGAAACCGGCGCGCGCCTGATCGCCGCTGCCGGTGAAGGCGGATCCGCCACGGTGCGCACGGAGATGCAGATCGGCTGGTTCGAACAGGCGATTCCCGTGGTCGAGATCCCCGGCACCGAAGAGGCGGAGAAATTCGTCCTGCTGCATGGCCATTACGATTCGTGGGACGTGGGCGTCGGCGACAACGCCACGGGCGATGCCACGATGCTGGAAATCGCCCGCGTGCTCTGGGCCAACAAGGACAAGCTGCGGCGTTCGGTGCGGATCGCGTGGTGGCCGGGCCATTCCACCGGCCGCTATGCCGGCTCCACCTGGTTTGCCGATACCTTCGCCATCGACCTGGACGAAAACTGCGTCGCCCAGGTCAATTGCGACAGCCCCGGCTGCCGTTGGGCGACCTCCTATCACCAAACCTCGGCCTTTGCCGAAACCCATGCGCTGGTGCAGGACGTGGTGCAGGAATGCGCCGACCAGACCCCGGTGTTCCAGCGCCCCCATCAGGCGGGCGACTACTCGTTCAACAATATCGGCATGTCGAGCTTCTTCATGCTGTCCTCCACCATGCCCGACGATCTGCGCGAGGAGAAAGGTTATTACGCCGTTTCGGGCTGCGGCGGCAACATCGCCTGGCATACCGAGAACGACACGCTGGAGATCGCCGACAAGGAGGTGCTGAAAACCGATATCGACATCTACCTGCTGTCGATCTGGCGCGTGGCCACCGATCCGCTGCTGCCGTTTGACTGGCGCGCCTTGATGCCGGAGCTGTCGGAAAGTGTGCAAAGCTACCAAACCGCCGCAGGAGAGCTGATGGACCTGTCCCCCGTGGCGCAGGAGATCACCGCCCTTTCCAAGGCGCTGGAGGATTTCTACGCCGGGGCCAAGGACGGCGCGATCCCGGCGGAGGCCGCGAACGAGACCATCATGCGCCTGGCGCGGATCCTGGTGCCGATGAACTACACCCGCGCGCCCCGGTTCGGCCATGACCCGGCCATCACCCGCCACCCTCTGCCCGAGATCGAGGTCGTGACGGAATTCAACCTGCACGAGGGTGACGCCCTGGGCTTTGCCCAGACCCAGGCCCTGCGCGGGCGGAACAAGACGGTCGCCGCCCTGCGTGCGGCGCGCGCGCTTTTGGGATGA